From Theileria annulata chromosome 1, complete sequence, *** SEQUENCING IN PROGRESS ***, one genomic window encodes:
- a CDS encoding ubiquitin-related protein, putative (Tap821d03.p1c.cand.39 - score = 28.44;~SMART UBQ (SM00213) at aa 19-30, E()=3.50e-09), which produces MDENTVKENNQPEPENEHIQLKVRSPDGSEVYFKIKKKTKLEKLMNTYCSRLGQSPEAVRFLFDGDRIKGDATPEELGIENGDIIDAMVQQTGGTI; this is translated from the exons ATGGACGAAAATACAGTTAAAGAGAATAATCAACCAGAGCCTGAAAATGAGCATATTCAACTTAAAGTTCGATCTCCA GACGGTTCCGAAGTCTactttaaaatcaaaaaaaaGACAAAATTGGAAAAACTCATGAACACATATTGCAGTCGTCTGGGTCAATCACCAGAAGcag TGAGATTCCTATTTGATGGTGATAGAATTAAAGGAGATGCAACACCTGAAGAACTGGGAATTGAAAACGGAGATATTATTGATGCAATGGTACAACAGACTGGCGGTACCATTTAA
- a CDS encoding ATP-dependent Clp-like protease, putative (Tap821d03.p1c.cand.39 - score = 28.44;~SMART pfam:CLP_protease (PF00574) at aa 15-208, E()=1.20e-69), which produces MFIITRIPKVSYKHPGSNQVEWEDIHNRLFRERILFVSQPLDDEYVNQLIAAILCLDNETSEKPITLYINSPGGNMHAGLSLYDTLEVKTNKDKFNQHVRSEIVTINVGLCASTATLLLGSGTPGKRYGLQHSRVLLLQPSGLAEGTAEQIKIEAQHILEIKKNLIEIYSNITKQPYEKIASDIERDNFMSSEEYKSYGLIDEIITNSETKLIQK; this is translated from the exons ATGTTTATTATAACAA GAATCCCTAAGGTTTCATACAAACATCCAGGATCAAACCAAGTTGAATGGGAAGATATACATAATAG ACTATTCAGAGAACGTATACTGTTCGTTAGTCAACCATTGGACGATGAATACGTAAATCAACTTATAGCAGCAATACTATGCCTGGATAACGAAACATCAGAGAAACCAATCACATTGTATATTAACAGCCCTGGAGGGAATATGCATGCTGGACTATCGCTATATGACACTCTAGAGGTAAAAActaataaagataaatttaatcagCACGTCCGGTCGGAAATAGTAACAATAAACGTAGGCCTTTGTGCCTCAACTGCCACACTACTGTTAGGCTCGGGAACTCCAGGAAAAAGATATGGACTTCAGCACTCAAGAGTTCTATTATTGCAGCCTAGCGGTCTTGCAGAAGGCACAGCTGAACAGATCAAAATTGAGGCTCAACACATATTAGAAATCAAAAAAAACTTAATTGAAATTTACAG TAACATAACAAAACAACCGTATGAAAAAATAGCATCAGATATCGAAAGGGATAATTTCATGTCTTCAGAAGAATACAAATCCTACGGGCtaattgatgaaattataacaaattCCGAAACTAAGCTAATTCAAAAATGA
- a CDS encoding cysteine repeat modular protein 2 (Tap821d03.p1c.cand.40 - score = 150.90;~SMART KR (SM00130) at aa 269-336, E()=2.14e-02; 5 EGF (SM00181) domains, at aa 1309-1368, E()=4.37e+01; 1369-1426, E()=7.23e+01; 17521801, E()=4.83e+01; 1875-1925, E()=4.74e+01; 1983-2023, E()=4.83e+01; ZnF_NFX (SM00438) at aa 1540-1579, E()=0.00e+00; 8 transmembrane domains at aa 2033-2055, 2062-2084, 2140-2162, 2286-2308, 2336-2358, 2363-2385, 2405-2422 and 2429-2451;~8 probable transmembrane helices predicted for TA16980 by TMHMM2.0 at aa 2033-2055, 2062-2084, 2140-2162, 2286-2308, 2336-2358, 2363-2385, 2405-2422 and 2429-2451): MIKIVSVIAFVLLYNNKYTEVDSKAIKFNTSNMDISEEDLAAYSVTRAAVENKLMKTREFKFKVKTWLKNDKRIFGLKSNTSGFGDFYYSRVQIWANNYCNMKSNVVSNSARFKNEKGNLHFYCVENIYLDYSIVDHSCISNCGELVPCNGVVKSFTNREPINMKLVNSQIKKYCKISQIQESLDELCERENYSAIVDQNFNVKCYSSNDINYDQNGLCLEDCRKFVSCKRVAMNPVKGISINQAKIDWNALTNGCPCKEGYHDDYETADKYITYEGCQNMTNDNSVCLNWDEFLRKSHSLYDKRFVFPDNYCREVHGKKGIWCLTDMDKLSKCTPKEIPKISIQPGTLFDIWITPYIPKYRLRIIFIDNSNICGDLGMIATENIVQSYELEVFNLTNDKELESDENDIFEYSDSSFSEASYVFKGYLALEHLESSSKICACMYSSYYEYANGMKHPCSSNINYTITIGNLIVEGTSMGKIEDMEDNNISLINQFQQRHAVASLVNESDSLVCKRSKFLKREICMKSINKLLDIEKNSRTEKICVPEINRRSNLKYNVKSILRKEIGLNETIKFEVEKSGEYSLIYENTNDPDKNALIIHRYNIMGYYSNKIFTLITDMGSENKFREQSLFFESWKVKFPPTAVVISKYDKNSKLCKNPFAYSINIFPVSDSTIDMSLTTWRASDFEITKTLSLMESKVERFEVCVFTQDLEFQSLGFGIFTEFVNHELSEIYPESQLQIPQNIFNYKIYDKWDMMRLKTYINDDKTFKYDSSSSNAKFERDYTGFIMEMMRSNYKGDFDNIDFDGFKLGNHLEYPAIMSFWSYTDEDLIRIWVFRPNRLSPTYIGKINVKSPLAFGTYISVNKLIGIVLTEGEPGIMMYEIEIDKNSSKHNVFNMNFIKSSCDESNNSCTKLLSPVDMKIITYSFDCTNKHSILVTDVGLNCIILYDSSLNEVSKICRDSGSVGIFEPTYISCSNPSNEVGPCINTLDGFKYENDGESSFIHCFITQPHEGNLLWVQVDVLHNKLTLLDSYTGGHMSDSISGGHRSMKRFITPLLMNPISVETLTYGKTILIYVVESENPAMSLLTLDLDKEIKKITYYGRTELNMISYGNFVHISKLEMSSESNDQMDDQDYVMLFRLGPRENYYNGAGSSSINIININDTISINNFEYNTPEWIVIGDELSFKPKIDSGNKQNLMRYELDILNDTDHNLPEQESDDIKNLKSIKRNYDWNGNPSHKNVIKINSNTGKITININYIYKLILSIRVTAFGFIESKSIYLNFKVACKDGYFFTENDINDPNNESNGCKMCQIGEFNSLAIIKSFILNWKKCTKCPGREITISEGSTSSTQCLCAPGYEYVSDGINNCEPCEAGKWKSSAGLQKCIGNGCYNNSFSNKIGSISEEDRECACYEGYYFKNIGGVKECVPCEEGYFCPGGIHGKKNKCPKNTTTVINLNSNGLFVKLPLSIDECMCKKGYEIVDENRLIDHYSPEYELKLRIQEEIKLLNVDTQNLDINKLICIPCGYRRYKYVEGNTKCTDCPEHTFSESMSPTSIRDCHLCDKGYYETEDPQNPCEECSENHYCVGSDPINENVKMYSKKKIKCEEHSITIKPYNKNVSMLNCLCVEGFVPVTSGSSVKCIPAPKDHYKDVIGNVPAVPCPHGSLTMSNGATSKDACVCDKGTYFDIVSKHCAICPAGKYCLGGKDDKMNDRQPMECSDSNAQTKAPGASSSSECACKEGYYMDVDAQNTCKECPENHYKSYISNDMCSRCDENSSTTGKKGATSKEQCVCDPGYYFDRGCVSCNFNDKYCPGGVIEIKDDVGRSRVVTRSPIPCPPNTEIPPGVDNASSINFCKCTKGYYFVSEDLENNKKVCNACAPGTYKSSVMDSSCNGLCTQNATSFPGAESSNHCFCLMGYFYLEGGICSKCMEGAKCEGGLINYKMKTLKNFVVNIDDHVKPVAVEGYFLDKINPKLRKPDDWKFIKCPINGSCLGNDKCSDTMEHYLCSECKKGYTNNFVKGALCQKCPRMRPNISITILYYFGLLLINIVMARLNISSGYNRRSIHSVVIKIALNFGICTSVVNVVNFSDLKLPVGLRKMINKWVKVFDSDDAVYYTSIDCVIRSLFNLEHSDSFFYTMLYMACFPLILLFIVTLMMWIIMVLFKLVKYNDIRRKLALLQQFKAKYEGDNQDSLIEQYRNERLLMILRYIPLPNETSWDRFKNFLEDMIPIYVTVLFSVHGKITSRLLSLLDCTYIDLGRSFPGKYVLRPAMSIRCSINPSEGYLRYLILGLCGLLVWGLGIPFLSFMALFVNRNNLYAPSIRMKYGFLHNGFRQDYWYWETVVFARKCLVLVIGSIVIVPSENYSGSRIWMALVVAVTFLILQLIYKPFDERDYFVLGRLENHSMITWTFTLILVSFIIEANFTPSLSLILFFIILFINFLFILELLFYFIIFISSHIFYLFSVFFPRFFSRNIKISHPLSYKEPIVFYDKQDSHILLNRQIKPFGSLISFQNLSSVYSNYFTTTLSHIFNLTACYLNLDVIPSLFIDFLIRYSISIGNIENKVIEKNFSTKSDNEISDLIEGVTSEKYENKNKYLNIDKYKKEHSSDTFITEIENILEGYGIESDEINGIINSLYDESYLKNNLYLSDFYQSIENLYNLDKTTLCLLYELFKHYKTYFEDQINKKIDLQINNLMNQKTEFENSLKDRESIYHVTQEIGKINAEIEDLKIEREVKRGRLLKLKESGNIYKNEYDKVIGRKSKYDNERNLFCKQLIENVGFKPINREDTISEVEHKDYQE; the protein is encoded by the exons atgataaaaatagtGAGTGTGATTGCATTTGTCCTACTATACAACAATAAATATACGGAG GTAGATTCAAAAGCAATAAAGTTCAACACTTCGAACATGGAC ATTTCAGAGGAAGACTTGGCAGCATACTCAGTAACACGTGCCGCGgtagaaaataaattgatgAAGACCAGAGAATTCAAATTCAAAGTTAAGACATGGTtgaaaaatgataaaagaATATTCGGATTAAAGTCTAACACATCAGGATTTG GTGACTTTTATTATTCGAGAGTCCAAATCTGGGCAAACAACTATTGCAACATGAAGAGTAACGTAGTCTCAAACTCAGCAAGATTCAAGAACGAGAAGGGAAATCTACATTTCTATTGTGTTGAAAACATATACCTTGATTATTCAATTGTGGATCATTCATGTATTAGTAATTGTGGAGAACTGGTACCATGTAACGGAGTAGTAAAATCATTTACAAATAGAGAACCTATTAATATGAAATTAGTAAATTCTCAGATTAAGAAATACTGTA AAATTAGTCAAATTCAAGAATCATTAGATGAGTTATGCGAAAGAGAAAATTATTCTGCAATAGTTGATCAAAACTTTAATGTCAAATGTTATTCATCAAATGATATAAACTATGACCAAAATGGGTTGTGCCTAGAGGATTGTAGAAAATTTGTTTCATGCAAAAGAGTAGCAATGAATCCTGTTAAAGGGATATCAATTAATCAGGCTAAAATAGACTGGAATGCTCTGACAAATGGTTGTC CATGTAAAGAAGGTTATCACGATGATTATGAAACCGCAGATAAGTATATAACATACGAAGGATGCCAAAATATGACAAACGATAACTCTGTTTGTTTGAACTGGGATGAATTTTTAAGAAAAAGTCATTCTTTATATGATAAAAGATTTGTATTTCCAGATAACTACTGTAGAGAAGTCCATGGTAAAAAGGGAATCTGGTGTTTAACAGACATGgataaattatcaaaatgtACACCAAAGG AAATTCCAAAAATATCGATTCAGCCTGGAACTTTGTTTGATATTTGGATAACTCCATATATACCCAAATACAGACTTAGgattatatttatagataattctaatatatGCGGAGATCTTGGAATGATAGCCACAGAAAATATAGTTCAATCCTACGAACTTGAAGTATTCAACTTAACCAATGACAAAGAATTGGAGAGTGACGAAAATGATATATTCGAGTATTCGGACTCTTCTTTTAGTGAAGCTTCATATGTATTCAAGGGATATTTGGCCCTAGAACACTTAGAATCTAGTTCTAAAATTTGTGCCTGTATGTACAGCAGCTATTACGAATATGCGAACGGAATGAAACACCCTTGTTCCtctaatataaattataccATTACCATAGGAAATCTAATTGTCGAAG GCACGTCAATGGGTAAAATTGAGGATATGgaagataataatatttccTTAATAAACCAATTTCAACAACGTCATGCAGTAGCTTCCTTGGTTAATGAATCAGATTCATTGGTTTGTAAAAGGAGCAAATTCTTAAAAAGAGAAATTTGTATGAAATCCATCAACAAACTTTTAgatattgaaaaaaatagCAGAACTGAGAAAATATGTGTACCAGAAATTAACAGGAGAAGtaatttgaaatataatgtaaaatCCATATTAAGGAAAGAAATAGGATTGAATGaaacaataaaatttgaaGTTGAAAAATCAGGTGaatattctttaatttacGAAAATACTAACGACCCTGATAAAAACgctttaataattcatagATATAACATTATGG GATATTATTcaaacaaaatatttaccCTGATAACTGACATGGGAAGTGAAAACAAATTTCGCGAGCAATCACTATTCTTTGAAAGTTGGAAAGTGAAGTTTCCACCAACGGCAGTTGTAATATcaaaatatgataaaaattctaaattGTGCAAAAATCCATTCGCATATTCAATAAACATTTTCCCAGTGTCCGATAGTACAATTGATATGTCACTGACTACTTGGAGAGCATCTGATTTTGAGATTACAAAAACTTTGTCGTTAATGGAGAGTAAAGTTGAAAGGTTTGAAGTTTGTGTATTCACACAAGATTTGGAATTTCAAAGCCTTGGATTTGGAATATTTACCGAATTTGTTAATCACGAATTAAGTGAAATATACCCTGAATCACAGTTACAAATACCccaaaatatattcaattataaaatatacgATAAATGGGATATGATGAGACTTAAAACTTATATAAATGATGATAAGACATTCAAATACGACAGTTCGTCAAGTAATGCTAAATTTGAAAGAGATTATACCGGATTTATCATGGAAATGATGCGATCTAATTACAAAGGAGATTTTGATAACATAGATTTTGATGGGTTTAAATTAGGTAATCATCTCGAATATCCTGCAATAATGAGTTTTTGGTCATATACTGATGAAGATCTGATAAGAATATGGGTTTTTAGACCAAATAGACTATCTCCTACATACATTGGAAAGATTAATGTAAAAAGCCCACTAGCATTTGGGACATATATTTCggtaaataaattaattggaaTAGTTTTGACTGAGGGTGAACCAGGAATAATGATGTACGAGATTGaaatagataaaaataGTAGCAAACACAATGTATTTAACATGAATTTTATCAAGAGCAGTTGCGATGAGAGTAATAATTCATGTACAAAACTCTTATCACCTGTCGacatgaaaataattacttATAGTTTTGATTGTACTAATAAACATTCTATATTAGTTACTGATGTTGGTTtgaattgtataatattatatgatTCTTCATTAAATGAGGTTTCTAAAATCTGTCGAGACTCAGGTTCTGTGGGTATATTTGAGCCTACATATATTTCATGTTCTAACCCTTCCAATGAAGTGGGACCATGTATAAACACTTTGGATGGATTCAAATATGAAAATGACGGAGAATCAAGTTTTATTCACTGTTTCATCACACAACCTCATGAAGGAAACTTGTTATGGGTTCAAGTTGATGTACTTCACAATAAATTGACCTTATTAGACTCATATACGGGCGGACATATGAGCGATAGTATATCTGGAGGTCATAGATCTATGAAACGTTTCATTACACCCTTATTAATGAATCCCATATCAGTTGAGACATTAACATATGggaaaacaattttaatttacgTTGTTGAATCAGAGAATCCGGCTATGTCCCTTTTAACCTTGGATTTGGAcaaagaaataaaaaagatAACATATTACGGCAGGACAGAATTGAACATGATATCATACGGAAATTTCGTTCATATTTCAAAACTGGAGATGAGTTCTGAAAGCAATGATCAAATGGATGATCAGGACTATGTAATGTTATTCAGATTGGGACCTAGAGAAAATTACTACAATGGAGCTGGATCATCATCAATCAATATcatcaatattaatgataCTATTTCTATCAACAATTTTGAATATAACACTCCAGAGTGGATAGTAATTGGAGATGAATTAAGTTTTAAGCCAAAGATAGATTCAggaaataaacaaaatcTAATGAGATATGAATTAGATATTCTAAATGACACGGATCATAACTTGCCAGAACAAGAATCAGATGATATCAAGAATTtgaaaagtataaaaagaaattatgATTGGAATGGTAATCCAAGTcataaaaatgtaataaaaataaatagtaACACTGGGAAAAtaactattaatattaattatatttacaaaCTGATACTTTCAATACGTGTAACTGCATTTGGATTTATAGAATCCAAATCtatatacttaaattttaaagtcGCTTGTAAAGATGGATATTTTTTCACagaaaatgatattaatgATCCAAATAACGAATCTAATGGGTGTAAAATGTGCCAAATAGGAGAATTCAATTCACTGGCTATAATTAAATCTTTTATTTTGAACTGGAAAAAATGTACCAAATGTCCTGGGAGAGAAATAACAATAAGCGAAGGTTCCACTTCTAGCACTCAATGTTTGTGTGCGCCTGGGTATGAATATGTATCTGatggtattaataattgtgaACCATGTGAAGCAGGTAAATGGAAGAGCTCTGCTGGTCTACAAAAATGCATAGGAAATGGTTGTTATAATAATTccttttcaaataaaattgGTAGTATTTCTGAAGAGGACAGAGAATGTGCTTGTTATGAAggttattattttaaaaatatagGTGGTGTTAAAGAATGTGTACCTTGCGAGGAAGGATATTTCTGCCCTGGGGGAATACATGGAAAGAAAAACAAATGTCCTAAAAATACTACAACTGTAATAAATCTTAATTCTAATGGTTTGTTTGTAAAGTTACCATTGTCAATTGATGAATGTATGTGCAAAAAAGGTTATGAAATTGTTGATGAGAATAGGCTAATTGATCATTACAGTCCTGAATACGAATTAAAACTGAGAATACAAGAGGAAATTAAGTTATTAAATGTTGATACTCAAAATCTAGATATAAACAAACTAATATGTATTCCATGTGGATATAGAAGATACAAATATGTTGAAGGTAATACAAAATGTACTGATTGCCCTGAGCATACATTTAGTGAATCGATGAGTCCTACCAGTATTCGTGATTGCCATTTGTGTGATAAAGGTTATTATGAGACTGAAGACCCACAAAATCCTTGTGAAGAGTGTAGTGAAAATCACTATTGCGTTGGTTCAGATCcaattaatgaaaatgtaaaaatgtactcaaagaagaaaataaagtGTGAAGAACATTCGATAACAATAAAGCCTTATAATAAGAATGTTAGTATGTTGAATTGTCTTTGTGTAGAGGGTTTTGTTCCTGTGACATCTGGTTCATCTGTGAAGTGTATTCCTGCTCCAAAGGATCACTACAAGGACGTTATTGGGAATGTTCCTGCTGTTCCATGTCCTCACGGATCTCTAACAATGTCCAATGGTGCCACTTCAAAGGATGCCTGTGTTTGTGACAAGGGTACATATTTTGATATTGTTTCTAAACACTGTGCTATTTGTCCTGCTGGTAAATATTGTTTGGGTGGTAAGGATGATAAGATGAATGATAGGCAGCCTATGGAGTGTTCAGATTCCAATGCTCAAACTAAGGCTCCAGGTGcatcttcatcatcagaGTGTGCTTGTAAGGAAGGATATTATATGGATGTAGATGCTCAGAACACGTGTAAGGAGTGTCCTGAGAATCATTATAAATCTTATATTTCAAACGATATGTGTTCTAGGTGTGACGAGAATTCATCTACTACTGGTAAGAAGGGTGCCACATCTAAGGAGCAATGTGTTTGTGACCCTGGATATTATTTTGACAGAGGTTGTGTTTCTTGTAATTTCAATGACAAGTATTGTCCTGGTGGTGTAATTGAGATTAAGGACGATGTTGGTCGTTCTAGAGTTGTAACTCGGAGTCCGATTCCATGTCCACCAAACACTGAGATTCCACCTGGAGTAGATAATGCTAGTTCAATTAACTTTTGTAAATGTACTAAGGGTTATTATTTTGTGTCAGAGGATCTGGAGAATAACAAGAAGGTATGCAATGCGTGTGCTCCAGGCACTTACAAAAGTTCAGTCATGGATTCGAGTTGTAATGGGTTATGTACTCAGAATGCAACTAGTTTTCCTGGTGCCGAAAGTTCCAATCACTGTTTCTGTCTAATGGGTTACTTTTATCTAGAAGGTGGTATTTGTAGCAAGTGTATGGAGGGAGCTAAATGTGAGGGTGGattgattaattataaGATGAAGACTCTTAAGAATTTCGTTGTCAACATTGATGACCATGTGAAGCCAGTTGCTGTTGAAGGTTACTTTTTGGATAAGATAAATCCAAAATTGAGGAAGCCTGATGATTGgaaatttatcaaatgtCCCATTAATGGTTCATGTCTTGGAAATGACAAATGCTCAGATACAATGGAGCATTATTTGTGTAGTGAGTGTAAGAAGGGATACACTAACAACTTTGTGAAGGGAGCTTTGTGTCAGAAATGTCCTCGAATGCGTCCAAACATTTCCATAACAATCTTGTACTACTTTGGATTATTGCTTATAAACATAGTTATGGCAAGACTGAATATAAGTTCAGGATATAACCGTAGGTCAATACATTCTGTTGTTATTAAGATTGCACTCAACTTTGGTATCTGTACATCTGTTGTGAATGTTGTAAACTTCAGTGACTTGAAACTACCTGTGGGTTTGAGGAAGATGATAAACAAGTGGGTTAAGGTGTTTGATTCCGATGATGCAGTGTATTACACGTCAATTGATTGTGTAATTAGAAGTTTATTCAACCTAGAGCATTCTGattcatttttttacacaatGCTATATATGGCTTGTTTCCCCTTGatattattgtttattGTGACTTTGATGATGTGGATTATTATGGTCCTTTTTAAGCTTGTCAAGTATAATGATATTAGAAGGAAGTTGGCTTTATTACAGCAGTTTAAGGCTAAGTATGAGGGAGATAATCAAGATAGTCTTATTGAACAATATAGGAATGAGAGGTTACTTATGATATTAAGATACATTCCATTACCAAACGAGACTTCATGGGATAGATTTAAGAACTTTTTGGAAGATATGATTCCCATTTACGTCACAGTTTTGTTTTCTGTCCATGGCAAGATTACGAGTAGGTTGTTGAGTTTGTTGGACTGCACCTATATAGATTTGGGTCGTTCATTCCCAGGCAAATATGTGTTGAGACCTGCAATGAGCATAAGGTGTTCTATTAATCCTTCGGAAGGTTATCTTAGATATTTGATCTTAGGTTTGTGTGGATTGTTGGTTTGGGGACTTGGAATTCCATTCTTGTCATTCATGGCACTGTTTGTCAACAGAAATAACTTGTATGCTCCCAGTATAAGGATGAAGTATGGATTTTTACACAATGGTTTCAGGCAAGATTATTGGTATTGGGAAACAGTAGTGTTTGCTCGAAAATGCCTTGTTCTAGTTATAGGTAGTATTGTCATTGTTCCATCAGAAAACTACAGTGGATCGAGAATATGGATGGCACTGGTTGTAGCTGTAACATTCTTGATTCTTCAACTAATATACAAACCTTTTGACGAAAG gGACTATTTCGTATTAGGAAGGTTAGAAAATCATAGCATGATCACATGGACATTTACACTCATACTAGTCTCATTCATAATAGAAGCTAATTTCACACCTTCTCTCTCTcttattttgtttttcattattttgttcatcaattttctttttattcttgaactattgttttattttattatttttatttcttctcATATTTTCTATCTTTTTTCTGTTTTCTTTCCCAGATTTTTTTCAAgaaatatcaaaatttcTCACCCACTCTCTTACAAAGAACCAATTGTTTTCTATGATAAACAAGATTCTCATATTCTTCTCAACAGACAAATTAAGCCATTTGGATCATTGATAAgttttcaaaatttatcTTCTGTTTATTCCAATTATTTTACCACAACACTATCACACATCTTCAACCTAACAGCttgttatttaaatctaGATGTTATTCCTTCATTGTTCATAGACTTTCTAATCCGATACTCAATATCAATTGGAAATATAGAGAACAAAGTTATAGAAAAGAATTTTTCGACAAAATCTGATAATGAAATATCAGATCTCATCGAGGGTGTAACAAgtgaaaaatatgaaaataagaacaagtatttaaatattgataaatacAAAAAAGAACATAGCTCTGACACATTTATAACagaaatagaaaatatattgGAAGGATATGGAATTGAAAGTGATGAAATAAACGGAATAATTAACTCCTTGTATGACGAATCCTATCTAAAAAACAATCTTTATTTATCTGATTTCTACCAATCAATAGAGAACTTATATAACTTAGACAAAACTACGTTATGCCTCCtttatgaattatttaaacattATAAAACTTATTTCGAGGATCAGATTAATAAGAAGATAGatttacaaattaacaATCTCATGAATCAAAAAAcagaatttgaaaattcaTTGAAAGATCGTGAAAGTATATATCATGTCACTCAAGAAATAGGGAAAATAAATGCAGAAATagaagatttaaaaatagAACGGGAAGTTAAGAGAGGAAGACTACTCAAACTTAAAGAATCAGggaatatttataaaaatgaatacGATAAGGTAATAGGCAGAAAATCTAAATATGATAATGAAAGGAACTTATTTTGTAAAcaattaattgaaaatgTTGGATTCAAACCAATTAACAGAGAAGATACAATTTCGGAGGTGGAACATAAAGATTATcaagaataa